NNNNNNNNNNNNNNNNNNNNNNNNNNNNNNNNNNNNNNNNNNNNNNNNNNNNNNNNNNNNNNNNNNNNNNNNNNNNNNNNNNNNNNNNNNNNNNNNNNNNNNNNNNNNNNNNNNNNNNNNNNNNNNNNNNNNNNNNNNNNNNNNNNNNNNNNNNNNNNNNNNNNNNNNNNNNNNNNNNNNNNNNNNNNNNNNNNNNNNNNNNNNNNNNNNNNNNNNNNNNNNNNNNNNNNNNNNNNNNNNNNNNNNNNNNNNNNNNNNNNNNNNNNNNNNNNNNNNNNNNNNNNNNNNNNNNNNNNNNNNNNNNNNNNNNNNNNNNNNNNNNNNNNNNNNNNNNNNNNNNNNNNNNNNNNNNNNNNNNNNNNNNNNNCTAAGAGGCCTCCTAGGATCCATACCTGACAATGCATTTCAAAAAAGTCTTGGTGGACAAGAGTGGTCTCTGAATCTTAGGATTGCTTCAGTTATTGTCGGTGGCTTGAAGCTTGCTGGTGTTGGAGTTGTTTCCAGTTTTGCAGCTGTGGGATCTTCAAATGCTTTGTATGCAATACGAAAATTCATTAAACCAGAGTTGGGTGTTGGTGAACAAGCAAAGAGGTCTCCTATGCTGAAGACGGCTCTTGTGTATGGAGGTTATCTGGGAACATCTTCAAATATCCGTTATCAGGTATGATGATGCGCGGTGCTTTATATGTCCACATCAATTTATTATGCTTTTGCATATTATTAGCCAAGGAAGGCCTTTTGATGAAGATCAATATGCTTTGAATTTTTGCCTCTAAAATCATATTACCTTCAATTGCAGATAATTGCTGGTTTAATAGAGCATCGCATTTCTGACGAGCTTTCTTCTCAACCTCTACTTGTAAACATGATATCATTTGTTGTTCGAGTAGCTAACTCGTACTTTGGAACTCAGGTCAGTATTAGGCCTGTACCATGATCTGTTCTTGTGTTCGGTGTCTCTTTTTTTCCCCTTCAAGCAAACATCTCATATTCCTGTTTTGATTATTTCTTGAACTGTCCTGTAACTTCATTGCAACTTTTTCATAAAACGCAGCAATGGATTGATCTTGCGCGCTCTACGGGTCTGCAAACTCAGAAAAGTGTCACAACTTCCAATGAACTCCCCAAGGCGTTGAACCAATCTACAGTGGAATACAGTACTACTGAAGAAGCAAGTATCGATGATCTCAAGAATCAATGATATTTATGCGGCTGTGCGACTAGGTACCAACTGGTAAATGTTTATAATACCTTTTGATCGTTTGGAGGGAAATGTATATTCATTTGAGTTCTATTTTGTATCTTAGCTTGTGGGAAATAATGATTCGTGAATATAATTTCTTCAATTAGTCACGTTGATTTGCCATGATAGTGGATacaagagtttttttctttctttcattgttCTTTGCAACTTTGTAATAATTTCACATGTACAGTCGTGTATTGTTTTTAACTATACAGTGCCATAAGCTGTAAGCTGACGATACCTTATGAAGTCAGTATGAATAGGATTGACAGATAATAAGATGAAGAACTTGCCTGTAGTAATTTGCGGTGATGATGACTTTTGAATAAGATTTTCACTGACCTATTTGCAAGGCAATCTGCAATCGTTTTCACTTGTACCAGGGGAGAAAATGTCATTACTCTTTTGAGTTTAcgaatatatgaaatataaaccCAATAACACATTGAAGCTGGCGATGGCGTATCACTTTCTTGGTTTTGCCGTTGGAATCTATCTAAATGATTGATAAAGTAATTCAGGAATCTGTCTACGTAGAAATATGTTGAGTACATGTATCATGTGAAAGGTAATTCAGGCCTTTTGTGGTAATGCTTGTTAGTTTCTGATAATGTGATACTACTGTGTCATGCTTTTGGTTTGTCATTTCCAGCAGTTTTGAGACCCTGTTTGATGCAGCAGGCAAAGGGTAGTCATCAAAGTATGTACACAACTTTCTGAACATTCGATACAATTTGAGGCAGGTACGTTTTGCATTTCTCTGTTGGTTAGGAAATGAATAGCCATCGTTATTCTATCCTCGTGGAACATAGATGTGTGTTATAAATATCTCTGTCATATTTGCGATTCGGTTAACTGTAGAATCTGTAAGAATGTAACTTCCGGCATTCTATCCTTAGGATCGTTGATTGATTAGTATTATTCCagagaacaaaacagagagaacttGTAGTTCATTTGGGAATTTTAGTATACAAAGACCATATCTCATGGGTCCAACGCTAGGATGTGTAGAGAATGTTGTAGTCCTAGGTGACACTTGACATTATACATATGTGCACACACCTTCACATTTGTTGAGATTGCATGCTCTTGTTCACGCACATACAGTGTTTAACATTTACTTGCATTATATATGTTAAGTTGCACGTATGGTGaggaaaatatatacataatgaTTCGTATCATGTACGGTGGTAAAAGTAGTTTAAGTATCCATTTATTCGGTTCTCGATGGTTCAAGTCTTTATACAAAGTTATCTAGTGAACTCATTCTAATAGGAAATTCTAGGGGATACAGGTAAAAATAGTTAACTACGAGAGTTATCACCACCCAAGAACGACATAAACTGCATGATTATTGTGAAGCAGTTCTATAGAAAATGTTGAGATCCAATCCAGACCCTCTCCATTTCAGGTCAGCAATGTCTTCAAGCTCCTTCATCATCTCTTGCGTCAGATGAATCTTCCAATCTCCGACCACACCTTTCCTGAAGAACATGTCATACTTATTTCCACTCCAGTGAACtccctctcctctctctttGCTTGTACTTCGCAGCTTCTCGAAGCTACACTCTTTCACGATCTCCTCCACTTTTGTCTTACACCCCAAGAACTCGGCGATCTTCCTCACGGTTTCTTCCGGGTTTGCTTTCAGATCTTCGTAAGTGACAAACATCACACGGTCTCTTGCTTCCCAGAACTCAAGGACGTGTTCAAAGTAGGGACCAGCCGGGACAAGGCCTTTGCAGAACTCCTCGAAGGCTTGTCGGATCGAGATCTCTGTCCCGAACTTGTTGTTGTGGAGATGCCAGAGAGAGACAAAAGTGTCTGCTGGGTGGCGAGTTATGTAAATGAATCTGCAGCCTGAGGTCTTGACAGTCTCCggcaagaaagagagaggaagatgagTGCTGAAAAGCCTAGGAGAAGAGATCTCTGTTATGTCCTTGGATGGGTTATCGCCAAACATCTCGATCTCCAAAAAAGGCACGACCTCGTGGGGATTGAGATGATCCAGGTCTTGTattgaagatgacgatgatgttGAGCTGTGTCGGAGAATGGAGGAGGTCAGGGCTTTAAGCCAAGTGGTGCCGGTTTTGGGGAAAGATGCAAGGATGATGTCGGAAGGAAGAGGTTTATAGTGTGCTCGAATGGCTTCCGAGGCAGTGATGAATTCTGGTTTGAACCAGAAGCCTTTGTATCCAATGCGTTGACCATCAACCCACCACTTCGCTTGCGGTGAGACttggtcttgttgttgttgttgtggagtGTCCATGAAGAGAGAGTGACAGAGGAAGATATGTGTTTAGGGCTTTGAAGGGTTTCAATCATTCAATGACTCATGACTTGGGAGGTTTGTTCCTGATATAGAAAACACGTAGCaggagttttgtttattttggtacCAAATGGTAGGTAGCTCCGATTAGATCTAGATCCCATGCTTACTACTAAACACCCTCCAAAACAAAACTTGGTACTAGTATTATATGTGTATCAGATCTGCTCTCTTGTGATGACTCTCAAATTCTGTTCACTACCTCAAGTTGACCAGACCACGTCAttaatttcaagtttttgttaATCACAGTCTGTGGTCCTTGTAATGTAGTGGACCTTTATAGTTTTGGTTCTCTCTATTACtactttttttctccttttaataCCCTGAAAAGTTCTAAACCAATgtggtttatttttttgaacCATATCAAAGATATttgatactctgtttttttttttccttttaacatgTAGGATGATTGTCAGGATATTTTTAGTCAAACGaaaatatagaattaataaatggTCTTAAGCATGCTTGTATCGGCATTTTTGCGTGTTAGCGATAGGGGAGGAGGAATGGTGCACAACAAGGGTTACCAATGGGAAACTAGTTTTCTCTGAATTAAACTCTACGTCGTGGACTAAGGTTGCCGGACATGAAGAAATGTCTTCTCATTATCTGATCGCGGTGGCCAACTCTAGCAGAGGAGGTTGGAGAGTAACAGGTGGAAGACGATGAACTTTTGCAGTAAAACGGAGATTCGGTGCGCAGAGATTTAGTTAGAGAGACGAACAGACGAAGTGATTTGGGGAGTCGTAGAATGGTCGCAGAATGTGTTTACTTGCCCCGGACCTGATATGGTTTCCCATTCCTTCGTTGGCCAAACTGCTATAGTGTGACACGAtagctgaattttttttttttttttgttttcagttttattttcatttgtgTTTACTCTGTCTAAATTATTACTCTGTGTTGCTTCAATAACTAAGTAAAGGTTGATTTTTTGTAACTCTTGTTTTAATATTGCATGAGGAGGCTAGGCTTTTAGTGCACCAACACTACCATTACTTACACACCAAAGAGAGAGGAACTTGAgaaaaacaattatttgttaaagtaggccataaaaaaaaacgttttgtaAAACATTCAAGACAATTAACGTTATTGGGTTGATCATTATTAGCTAGCGAGATAAATAAATGGGCTCCAGCATCACTCTCTCAACATGTTAgcttctttcatcttctccacCACAACACTCTATATGCGTGTTCCAGGGCGAGAACCAAAATAAACTGTCTTAACTGGTTATCGCGGTATGTATTTCATTCTTGCCATGTATGGAATGGGTTCTTATGTCATCCTGATTGGTTATTTGTGCTCTCACAATAGGTGGATCCTGGATTCCATACCATTGACTATAGTTTGTTCGAGACTTGGTAAAATTTTAACTCAACTTACAAACAATGTGACTTTTTATCACAAACAATGTGATCTAGGATCACATTTGTAAGTGTTTTTACATGGACCACAAACAATGTGATCTATTCCACAATAATTAttcaaacaaattttgttttttatcacTACAAATCACCAACCACTTTTTAATGATTAATCAAACTATTAAATGGTATCAAATTTCCATATTAATTTGTCAACTGTTAAAAATTCAATTGGAACTGAAAAGAAAATGTAGTAAAAGTGTAAAACTGTAAAACTGTAAATAACAATCTCTGTCCCCAATGATAGTATaacttttaattattgatttatttcttCTTATTAAACTGAGAGTTAAAGTGTTTCTTGACTTAATAATTCAGACAGACTTCAGAGACAAGTGCCCCTTTGTCCTTCTCCTCTGTAGGATTCTcttgtcttctcttctcttctcttctggtATTAGCAAAGATCGAAGATTCTTTTTACTTTGGAATTCCTGAAATTGGGTCAAAAAGATGGGTAACGCGCTTACGTTTCTCTACGGAAAATGCTGCAAACCCACAACGACCGACGAGTCTCTCGCTCCTCACAGCGTCTCCGCTTCTACCGTCGGTGTCTCAGCTCTCGCTCACGACCTTTTCAACTTCGAGAACACTTCCCAGGTCTTAATTTCCTCACTGAAACTTCTAAGTGTCCTTTGATCTACTTCGTCTTCTTTAGCTAATTAAGTGGTTGAAAAGTTCTGATGATCTGATCTTTTACCTGAATTTGGTTCAAAAAGATCTTTAGCTTTAGGGTGGTCTTCAGAATATTGTAACCAAAGTTATACAACTGGGTTTTGCTTAAACTGATACATCAGAAATTGAGTTTGATGATTGACTTTACTTCTAGGTTCCTCAAGGGCTTGGGAGGTATGTTCAATCGTCCAGAAAAGCTCAAGCAAAATGGTAAAACAACAACACTACATTAGTTTACATGTTTCGTCTAGTATAAATTATGTGATCTTTGATGTGTGACTCTTGTTTTTTCATGTCTCTAAGGTATAGAAAGATACTTGAGGCATGGAAGCAAGCCAAACCTCCACCACAGACAGCAGAGGAAGCTACTAGGCTTGTTACTGAGGTGTTACAAAGGAATCAGAAAGCTGATGTTGAGGTATGTTTTTTGAAATGAGTATCAAATAACTAGAGATGTTTAGATTCCATACATTGTATGAGTATTGGGTGATTAATGTTGGTTTATGACAGGGACTTTTGTCCTTTTATGGACTCCCtttgcctcacactctggttGAGCACTCTACTCAAGGAGCTCCTGTGTCTTTGCCTGAAGGGATTCTTTTCGAATTTCAAACGCTTCCGGTTAGTATTACTTGAGTACcaattataaaggaaaaaaaaaaaacttgttttgggAATTGATATTGTTGCTGATCAGGCTTGTGTAATGGAAAATAAGGTTGATCCAAAAGCTGTGGCAGATGGAGACACCATCACAGTGTATGTCAGTACTTCAGAGCCGGTCGTGGCATCTTCTGTTCCTAAGGAAGTCAATCTTGCTGCGGTTCAAAGAGCAAAAGCACGCGAGCAGAGGAATTACCCAAAAGCAGATGAACTTCACCAAAAGATCATTGATTCTGGTTACAGGGTACTAAATATAAAGAATGAGGAAGTGCTTGCTCGGAAGTTCAGAATTAgactaaagtaaaaaaaatcactcTTTACCTTTAAGAAAAAGCTCATTTAGATCGCATATTCCATGGATTGTTTGTTAAGTGAAGCTGTTTGgttatggaaaaataaataggGGAATAGATGCTCCGGAGAGCCAAATGCCGTTTGGGAAAGAGTCACAACAAGGGCTTCTTAAGATTGTTCAATGGAAAAGCTTGAAGGTGTTAGTTTATGGAGAAGATCAATATGGACGATGCTTAGGTGATTTATACTGCAATGGGATTTTTGTACAGGTAGTAAAATTACTTCCCTATACTTTTCCTTCCGTTATGATACAAACTATGTTAAAACCATTTTTTCGGTTTTTATGTAGGAGGAAATGCTAAAGAAAGGTCTTGCTTGGCATTACATAGCTTGTGATAAACGCACCGTTCTCGCAAAGGCAAGATTAGTAAATCTCTTTAGTTTCTTCGTATTGTATTTTCTGAGTATTAATGGTtcatatttgtgtgtgtgtatgaaaTCAATCAGTGGGAAAAGGAGGCAAGACAGAAACGCATTGGTTTGTGGGCTTCTTCCAATCCAGAGAAGCCATGGGACTGGAGAAAGAACAATAGGCGTGAATAGACACAATTGACTCTGCTTGGATATAAACGCAAACTGAAGAAATCAGCCTTTAAAACATTCAGAGAGATTTCAGATTTATGAttattgaggttttttttttttttttttctaattctaCTAGCGCATTCCATTGTAAGTGACTAAGTGGTGTGTAACatttatttgataaaacatTATTGAACCTAAGtagaaaatctatataataataataatccgaataaatgcgaccaacagttgtgttttttcaatcgtattttttggatattttttgaaaagtcatgatggatcattaaaacggttatttatgaaaagttacaactgttcactgtaaagttgtgttgattggaacattcgtatcttttgaaatatatatatatatatatatatatatattcgtctgtttgaactgttttcatttttttttgtcatgacacaaaatcaactaaaatttcaatttcaacggtttctacatttttctaaattattttctagcattcattttttaacaaaagatttttggaatgatgaatctaatttacatcttttagttaattttaaatataaaagtttaataaaaatacctagagtgtttttccaagagttagatggattacatagtgagtttttggatttgacttttcaatatggtaataaagatgctttcatatataaaagtttaataaaaatacctatatataatagcaatccgaataaatgtcatcaaaagttgtgttttttcaatcgtattttttagataattttccaaaaaaatatgtagaaaaattaaattgtgtgttttacaaaaagttgcgattgttcattataacggttttttgtaaagttgcaactgttcattgtagagttgtgtctatttgaatattcgtatcttttgaaatctatataaatttgtctgtttgaactgtattttttgccatgacacaaaataatataaaatttcaatcccAACGGTTTTTATAGCTCTcgaaattattctctagcattcattctttaaaatgtaaagagattcctccaattcttgattttacaaaatatttttggaatgatgaatctaatttacaacttttagttaattttatacatagagtctttttccaagagttagatggattacaaAATTCaacttttggatttgacttttgaatatggtaataaagatgccttttatttaaaagcagtttatatgagtttatAGGTATAATCAAATATAGACACAACaattgcgatttttcgtagtaccttttcgtaaaaaaaatatttttctttgtttttttaattcaaacggttgtatctgttcattgtagagttgtgtcttttcactatattttatttatatttttttcatcacaacttttcgttctaataggtgtatctatttaaataatcattctttttgaactctctttatatatgTCTCTTCATCACTGATTAataagttcgttgaaacaaattttctattttatgttgaatctagataattgaatatattctataatctagctaaaattttagatgattatagcaatagagaaaaatacaacttaatattgaatttacagttgtgtctatttatcttaacttttcgtttaaaaaatataataaatatctgAATAAATAAGAGCAACAGTTGCGACTTTTCGtagtacatttttgtaaaaaaatcatttttttttaaactcaaacagttgtatttgttcattgtagagttgtgtcttttcactatattttatttatattttttcatcacaatttttcgttctaataggtgtatctatttaaatagtcatatctttgaactctctatatatttgtctcttcatcaataacttacaaatcattgttcgtcgaaacaaaattttcattttatgttaaatataaataatttgaatattaatatctaatgtttaatgttattctataatctaactaaaattttagaaacgattatagtaatatagaaatttaataaaacttaatatagaaattaaagTTGCGTCTATTAAACGtcacttttagttaaaaactattttaatatttaaaatttattttattttgttcttaagagttgtatattttaattttaattttttgttgatattgtttcactcattattaaatatatttttaattatagttctttaatagaaaattacattactcattataatcattagttcaatattttcAGTAATGAtcactttttcatatatatatatttttaaattttagctctttaccataattcttcataaaaatatcttatatttataatactttaaactgttataaatttttattttaatgattgtgtttttaataacagtttatgtattcaaactattctattacattcaaataatttcataatgtataattttaaattttaaaattttttttttttaatatttcctgCGACATTGCGGAGGTCTGAATTCCTAGTTATTATAATAACtctaatattattatctttaaaTATGAATTATCGAGTATCCTGATTTAGACGATGACATCTCACCTACTAGTTCGTGATACTGTGTGAATATCACACAAGTATCCAAGTTTAGACatgttactaaaaaaaacaaatattatcacAGAACAGGttttaaaattccaaaaaaaatacaaaagatatttttgaagCTTAGAGAAgagataattaaattattaagatattttcctattaaaaaattctataaaatatatatatatatattatgtgttATAGTTTGTGTGTAACTTTTAATTccaaatatgatattttattatatgatgGCGATGCCACGTAAGTAAAATATAGAGGACGTtaaccaatcttcttcttcttcatcttcttctctcacaaaccaaatcaaacacatttttaaaaacatttcttcTTCGCcggagaaatttttttgttaaagtctCTTTCTccggtaaagaagaaaaatgtctCCTACGATTAAAGCACCTCTCTTACCCAACCAAGagccttcatcatcatcatcatcggagAGCCATGGCTCATTCGCCGGAGCTGTGTTTAACATCTCAACGAGCATCGTCGGAGCTGGGATTATGTCGATTCCGGCTGCGTTTAAAGTTCTGGGTGTTATCCCATCTATTTCGATAATCGTGATCATAGCTTGGCTCTCCAATGTATCAGCTGGGTTTTTGATGAAATCGACCCTCGTCGGAGAGTCAACGACTTACGCCGGCGTGATGAAGGATTCGTTTGGGAAAACTGGTGCCGTCGCTGTTACGATTGTTTCAATGGTCGTCACTTTTGGGTCTATGATTATTTTCTCGATTATCATTGGTAAACAAGATTTAATTTTTGGTCTTTCACAAAAATTGGAACTTtttcacaaaccctaaaccctttgGATTGGATTGATCCACAAGCGATATTGTTTTCTCATTGTCAGGTGATGTTCTATCGGGTAATGAAAAGGATGGGATTGTACATTTGGGTCTTCTTCAAGAATGGTTCGGTTCTCATTGGTGGAATACAAGGttctttggtttgttgttcatctttgtcttcctcttctttcctttAGTCTTATGCAGACGCGTAGGTACGCTtcttttttaaccaaaattcatgtttttatgAAACCTCCTCAATGCATTTTGGTCTGATGATTTTTGTCTGTTGATTGTTTATGTAGAGAGATTAGCATTAAGTTCTGCAATCTCGTTTCTGCTAGCGCTACTCTTTGTTGTCATAAGCTCGGTGTTAGCGATTATAGCAATCGTTCAAGGGAAAACAAAGACTCCTAGACTCTTTCCAGACCTCAACGATGGTGGTTTATCGTTTTTCAGTCTCTTCACTGCTTCCCCTGTTATTGTTACAGCTTTCACATTTCATTTCAATGGTGAGTATCAAGAATTAAGAACCAAGAACCTATCTTCTACTCTACTGTTGAAGTTTCTTGATTCTAAAGTTATGATTTTTGACAAAACATTATTGTAGTCCATCCAGTCGGATTTGAACTGAAAGATCCATTAGATGTGCTATCAGCAACAAGGGTCTCTGTGATTCTATGCGCTACAATCTACTCAGCTACTGGTCTTTTCTGTTACCTTCTGTTTGGGGATTCCACCATGACAGATGTTCTAATGAACTTTGATCAAAGTACCAATTCTTCCATTGGTTCATTACTAAACGACATTGTGAGAGTCAGCTACGCCATTCACCTCATGCTTGTGTTTCCTCTACTCAACTTCTCTTTAAGAGCCAACCTCGACGAACTCTTGTTCCCTATGAAGCGTTCTTTGGtggaagacaacaaaagattCTTTGGACTCACTTTTCCATTACTGATATCTTGTTTCTTGGGTGCCATTGCTATACCAGACATCTGGTACTTCTTTCAGTTCTTAGGATCAACTTCTACAGTCACTATAGCATTCATCTTTCCAGCTGCTATTGTCCTAAGGTATATGCAGCCCTTAATGCCTCTTCTGTGATTCTGAATGAATCAAGTTTGAATCTTATCAGttgttttggtgtgttttgAAAACTGGCAGGAATGTAAATGGTTTCTCGACTTTAAGAGAGAAGATTGTAGCTTCAGTAATGCTTGTTCTTGCTGTTGCCACAAGTATCATCGCCATTTCGACAAATATATACACTTTCACAGCAACAGAAGAGATATGAAAAGCTTTCAGGAGTGTCTTTTCTTCATCAATTTGTTAAATGGGTAGGGCTTGTGTACATTTATCCTACGTTTGTTTGATGAAACATCATTGAACCAAGTAGTGACATCAAATTTGCAAATCTGTAATgtgatataaatcaaatatctttTTCTTGCAAAGTCGTAAGTGAGAGACAAACAAAGCCATGCTGAGcctaataatatttttagtacCTTGTGCAGCCATCTGCTCTAAACAACAAGATGCAGCCTCTGCGAAAATTGTCATGCTTATCAAAATCACGAAAGATTGGCTTTTTTGGCTACACAAACAAAAAGGGACACGAACcgttttgttttattatggGTTGATGTATAGAGAACTAGTCTCTATGATTACATTACAGTAGTATAAATAAGTCCATCGAAAACCTTATTATACTACAGTGAGTATATAAACAAAGGGTAATTTTTACCGACCATCCTGATTCTGACGATGACatcgtctctctctctgatgGCGAAGCACGAAGGCAGAACTTTTCAGATCGATATCACCATGGCAGGTTCGAACCAAAATTCTTATACTTTAAGGCCTTTGATTATGAAATTCCAAGACCCAGAACCTATGTTTTGGGGATTATGGTGTTGGGTTAAGTTAGGGGATTCTCTTGATTTCGTTTCAGATTAGTCCAGGGCT
The sequence above is drawn from the Camelina sativa cultivar DH55 chromosome 4, Cs, whole genome shotgun sequence genome and encodes:
- the LOC104784315 gene encoding cytosolic sulfotransferase 18-like is translated as MDTPQQQQQDQVSPQAKWWVDGQRIGYKGFWFKPEFITASEAIRAHYKPLPSDIILASFPKTGTTWLKALTSSILRHSSTSSSSSIQDLDHLNPHEVVPFLEIEMFGDNPSKDITEISSPRLFSTHLPLSFLPETVKTSGCRFIYITRHPADTFVSLWHLHNNKFGTEISIRQAFEEFCKGLVPAGPYFEHVLEFWEARDRVMFVTYEDLKANPEETVRKIAEFLGCKTKVEEIVKECSFEKLRSTSKERGEGVHWSGNKYDMFFRKGVVGDWKIHLTQEMMKELEDIADLKWRGSGLDLNIFYRTASQ
- the LOC104782519 gene encoding staphylococcal-like nuclease CAN2 isoform X1; this encodes MGNALTFLYGKCCKPTTTDESLAPHSVSASTVGVSALAHDLFNFENTSQVPQGLGRYVQSSRKAQAKWYRKILEAWKQAKPPPQTAEEATRLVTEVLQRNQKADVEGLLSFYGLPLPHTLVEHSTQGAPVSLPEGILFEFQTLPACVMENKVDPKAVADGDTITVYVSTSEPVVASSVPKEVNLAAVQRAKAREQRNYPKADELHQKIIDSGYRVLNIKNEEVLARKFRIRLKGIDAPESQMPFGKESQQGLLKIVQWKSLKVLVYGEDQYGRCLGDLYCNGIFVQEEMLKKGLAWHYIACDKRTVLAKWEKEARQKRIGLWASSNPEKPWDWRKNNRRE
- the LOC104782519 gene encoding staphylococcal-like nuclease CAN2 isoform X2; protein product: MGNALTFLYGKCCKPTTTDESLAPHSVSASTVGVSALAHDLFNFENTSQVPQGLGRYVQSSRKAQAKWYRKILEAWKQAKPPPQTAEEATRLVTEVLQRNQKADVEGLLSFYGLPLPHTLVEHSTQGAPVSLPEGILFEFQTLPVDPKAVADGDTITVYVSTSEPVVASSVPKEVNLAAVQRAKAREQRNYPKADELHQKIIDSGYRVLNIKNEEVLARKFRIRLKGIDAPESQMPFGKESQQGLLKIVQWKSLKVLVYGEDQYGRCLGDLYCNGIFVQEEMLKKGLAWHYIACDKRTVLAKWEKEARQKRIGLWASSNPEKPWDWRKNNRRE
- the LOC104782520 gene encoding putative sodium-coupled neutral amino acid transporter 7, with product MSPTIKAPLLPNQEPSSSSSSESHGSFAGAVFNISTSIVGAGIMSIPAAFKVLGVIPSISIIVIIAWLSNVSAGFLMKSTLVGESTTYAGVMKDSFGKTGAVAVTIVSMVVTFGSMIIFSIIIGDVLSGNEKDGIVHLGLLQEWFGSHWWNTRFFGLLFIFVFLFFPLVLCRRVERLALSSAISFLLALLFVVISSVLAIIAIVQGKTKTPRLFPDLNDGGLSFFSLFTASPVIVTAFTFHFNVHPVGFELKDPLDVLSATRVSVILCATIYSATGLFCYLLFGDSTMTDVLMNFDQSTNSSIGSLLNDIVRVSYAIHLMLVFPLLNFSLRANLDELLFPMKRSLVEDNKRFFGLTFPLLISCFLGAIAIPDIWYFFQFLGSTSTVTIAFIFPAAIVLRNVNGFSTLREKIVASVMLVLAVATSIIAISTNIYTFTATEEI